The DNA window GGGCTGCCCGGCGGGGTGGGGGTGTGGGTTGGACTGGCGCTGCTGCTCACCGCCCAGGTGTGGGACGTCTGGCGGCTGCGCCAACTCAAACGCCAGAACTCCTGCGCCGCTTGACAACCCCACCCCGTCTCACCGCGGCCGCCGGTCGCGACTTGACCCCCGAAAGGACAACGCGACATGACCCCCGACATCGCCCAAATCACCCACCACCTGAACGACTCGCTCGGCGGCACCGACAACCCCAGCTCGACGCGCTGGCTGTTCCGACCGCTGCTCGAACTCCTCGCCCAGGGACAGCCGGTAACCATCGACCAGCTCGCTGATGCCACCGCCAGCACCGTCGACCAGGTGCGCGACACTCTGGCCACCACCCCCGACACCGAATACGACGACCGGGGCCGCATCGTTGGCAGCGGTTTGACACTGCGCCCCACCCCGCACCGCTTCGAGATCGACGGACGACAGCTCTACACCTGGTGCGCGCTGGACACGCTGATCTTTCCCGCCATCCTCGGCCGAACCGCCGCGGTCACCTCGCCGTGCCGCAGCACCGGGCAACCCGTGCACCTCACCATCGGCACCGACGGGATCACCAGTGTCGACCCGGCGACCGCCGTGGTGTCGATCGTCACCCCCGATGCACCCGCCTCGATCCGGGCAACGTTCTGCAACCACGTCTACTTCTTCGCCACCCGCGACGCCGCCGAGCCCTGGCTCGCCGAGAACCCCTCGGCCACCATCGTTTCCGTCGCCGACGCCTTTCAACTCGGCCGACCGCTAACCGAGACCCTCCTCGGAAGCGACGCCCCGCCGGACTGCTGCTAGCCCAGCGCAGCGGCACCACCCGATCACGGGCCTCAAGGCTCGTTGACGGGGCGCTCGCTAGTGCGCTTTGGTTGCCTTGGCGTGTGCCAGGCGGTAGGAGTCGGTGCCAGTTTCGATGATGTCGCCGCCGAAGGTGAGTCGGTCCCCGACCGCGGCGCACAGACGCGGGCCGGTGAACGTCCTTGTCCACGACCTGAAACTATCGTTGGAGGGGATGTCCACGCTGTTTTTCTCTTCACGCTCGGTCAACACCCGTGTTGAGTCGCGATGAGCGGGCCGCCACGGGTGATGGCGACCGCCGCCGGCATAGAGCACAAGCAGCTCCCCGACCCGGTGCCGGACCTGCTGCAGGCGCGAACGACCGGACCCGGGCAGCCTGCTCAGGCGGTGATGACAGGTCTGTCGACAACTGTCGAATGGGCGAGTGAACTCCCGGCCCGTGGCGACGCAACGACACCCCCGCCGTCACCCGCGGAACCGTGCTGTGCGGGCTGAACAATGGCNNNNNNNNNNNNNNNNNNNNNNNNNNNNNNNNNNNNNNNNNNNNNNNNNNNNNNNNNNNNNNNNNNNNNNNNNNNNNNNNNNNNNNNNNNNNNNNNNNNNCATTGAAGCCTTGGAAAGCCGCCTCGATGACGCGGCCCGCTGGCGTGCAGAACAACGTCGACTAGCCCGGATTTTTCGTGGAAACTTGGGTGTCGCGGGGTGTAGATAAGCGAAAGTGCCTGTCCTGCAAGGAATAATTGGACTTGTCAAGGGTTCAATCGTTCCAGCTGGAAGGCACCTCGCAAGTGAAGAATATCGCGGTCGCACCATGGGTGAAAGTCTCGGCCGACGGTCATGGTGTCGTGTCGCATGCCGGGATGGGCATGCTGCGCGAACTGGCGGACCGCACGGGCCTATCAGGGCAGGTCACCGCCGCGTTGGCCGACACCTACCGCGGCCCGTGGGTGTATGCCCCCGGGGAGGTGTTCGCCGATCTGGCGGCCGCAGTGGCCGACGGGGCGGACTGCATCGACGGGGTCGGGCAACTGTGCGGCGATCGTGAGCATGTGTTCGGCGCGAAGGCGTCGACGACCACGATGTGGCGGCTGGTCGATGAGCGGATCGACGCCGCACACCTGCCGGCGGTGCGGGCGGCACGTGCTGGGGCGCGGGCGGCAGCGTGGAGCGCCGGAGCCGCCCCCGCACCGGGTGTCTGGTTGCACATCGACATCGATGCCACGCTGGTCATCGATCACTCCGACAACAAGGCCGGCGCTACCCCGACCTGGAAGAAGACGTTCGGTCTTCATCCGCTGCTGGCGTTTTTGGATCGCCCGGAGATCGCCGGCGGGGAGGCCCTGGCCGGGATGCTGCGCACCGGCAACGCCGGCTCCAACACCGCCAGTGACCACATCATCGTCCTGGAACAGGCACTGGCCGCTCTGCCCGCGGCGTGGCGGCCCGACCCCGACCATCCCGGCGACCCCGACAAGGCCCCGGTGCTGGTGCGCTGCGACACCGCCGGAGCCACCCACAGATTCGCCGACGCCTGCCGCACCGCCGGGGTGGGGTTCTCCTTCGGCTACCCCGTCGATGCCCGCGTACAGGACGCCGTGGACACCCTCAACCTCGGCCAGTGCTGGTATCCGGCGATCGACACCCACGGCGGCATCCGCGACGGCGCCTGGGTCGCTGAGGCCACCGACCTGGTCAACCTGGCCTCCTGGCCCGCAGGAACCCGGCTGATCCTGCGCAAAGAACGCCCCCACCCCGGTGCGCAGCTGCGGTTCACCGACGCCGACGGGATGCGGGTCACCGCGTTCATCACCGACACCGGACCCGGTGTCGTGCCCGGCCAAGTCGCGGGCCTGGAACTACGCCACCGTCAGCACGCCCGCGTCGAAGACCGCATCCGCGAACTCAAAGCCACCGGACTGCGCAACCTGCCCTGTCACTCCTTCTGGGCCAACGCCGCCTGGCTCGAAATCGTCCTGACCGCCGCCGATCTGGTCACCTGGACCCGGCTCCTCGGATTCACCGGCCAGCCCACCCTGGCCCGCGCCGAGATCACCACCTTCCGCTACCGGGTCCTGCACGTCGCCGCCCGCATCACCCGCGGTGCCCGCCAAGTCCGGCTGCGTATCGACGCCACCTGGCGATGGGGCATCAGCGATCGCAACCGCCTGGCAACACATCCGCACCGCCTTCGGATAGCACCCTCCCCACCTGACCGACCAACGATGAAAGACCCACGGCACTGGGAAAGCCCGCCCCACCCGGCGACACGGGACAACACCGCCACGCCATCACACGAAAACCACTACTCGGAAACATAATTCAGCGGCAGAACGACCCCGGATCAGTTCGATGCAAAATCGAGGCTAGCGCGCGGTGCGGAGCAACGCCTCATCGAGGAGGCCGAATCGCTCGTCTACGGAAAGCAGAACAACCTCGCCGAGGACAGCGAGTACTGATCTCACGCAGGTCCGCCCGCGAACTCTTCGTAACAAGCGGGTGAAGACCGGGGCCGGGACGATGCAGGACAAACGGATTCTTCTTCTTTGGTCCTACAGGGACAATGCCGTGCAGCTCAATGGGTTCTAGGTTGGTGGACACCCCATTGACGAAGCACACAGTGATCGGGTGGCAGTCCCGGTGTTTCTTCTGAACGCTCCACCGCACCGCGCTCCTGCCCTCGGTGGAAGGTGTTGGTGTTGCAGACTTTATCGCCGGGGCCAACCCGGGTATCCGCGGCGTGGCATTTCAACGGATACACCGCGATGTGGGTCCGCAGCCTTTCACACAGTCATACCAAGGAGTCTGAATATATGGACGCGAGAAACCTGGACGACGGATTCGACTCGATACGCAAACGAATTGAGGCCACGGGGCGGCCTGTCGCCGGTGGCGATACCGGAGAACATGGACAGCCGCTGAGTGTCGGAGACTGGTGGCCTCTCGTTGACCAATTTGCCAATAGCCCCAACGGCGAACCGATCTGGAATGTGGCCACTACGGACCTACCCACCACCCCCGACTGCGGGGCGATCTAGATGGAGGTCGGCCAGGATGACACCGGCGGGGCGGCCCACGCGCGGCCGCCCGCGGTGCCTGCGGGCCGCCGCGGTGCCCCTGTAGCCAACCACGTCCGGGTCACATTGCCGCAACGCAGCGGGAGTCCCAGGCGCGGGCGACCGCTTAGCGTCAAAGACGAAGTGGCACTGAACACCGACCCACCGACACGCCTAGGCCCATACGAGTGGGCCATAGTGGAGTTCATCCGACGCTGGTACCGCTTCGGCGGCGGATCCGCCCAGGAGATATTCGAAGAATTTGGGCTGGACGAGCAGGAGTTCTTCACCAGGGCTCTCGATCTCTTTCAGACCGTCGTGCCAGCGGACGCGCTAGGTCTAACCGCAATGGTGCATCACGAGATTCACAAAGTCTGTCGCTGGCGTCTGCACCTGTGCACCCGGTCCACGAACTGTTCGACCGCCAGCTGAGTCCGACAGTCGACGTCCTGCCGACAGGCCGCCGACCTGCGCCGCCGCACCACCCCATCCAGTTCAGTCGTGAGGCACCGTGGCAATCACACAACTACCCGAGTACGCCCACATGAGCGGCGCGGACGTCGAGGCACTCGCGGTTGAGCTGGACGCAATACGCCGTGACACCGAGGACTCGCGCGGCTCACGCGACAGGACCTATATCACGCGAACGATCGCTCTTCAGCGATACCTCGAGGTCGCAGCACGGCTCACCATCTGCGGGAGCAAAAGCAAGGCCGGATGGGCCATCGGCACTACCGCATTAGCCATGGCGAAGTGCATCGAGAACATGGAACTCGGACACAACATTTCCCACGGTCAATGGGATTGGATGAACGACCCGGAGATCCACTCCACGACCTGGGAGTGGGACCTGGTGGGCCTCTCGTCGCATTGGCGCTACTCCCACAATTACCGCCACCACATGTTTACGAATGTCGTTGGGATGGACGACGACCTCGGGTACGGAGTCCTGCGGGTCACCAGGGATCAACAGTGGAAGGCTATCTCACTGCTTCAGCCGTTCGCCGCCGTGCTACTGGCAGGCCTCTTCGAATGGGGCATCGCGCTGCACGGCCTCTATGCACAGCAGCATCGCACGGCGAGCTCCGAACAGCGATCGACTCACACCCGGGCGATGCTCCGCAAGATGGTGCGCCAGACGGTTAAAGACTATGTGCTCTTTCCGACGCTCAGCCCGCGGCGACGGCTCCGCACACTTACGGCGAACGTAGCCGCCAACGTGATACGCAATGTGTGGGCGTATGCGGTAATCGCCTGCGGGCACTTCGTGGACGGTGCGGAGAAATTCACTCCGCAAGCTCTAGTGGGCGAAACCAAGCCCGAATGGTATCTGCGGCAAATGTTGGGAACTGCGAACTTCGACGCCGGGCCAGTACTGGCATTCATGACCGGAAACCTCTGCTACCAAATCGAACACCACCTCTATCCCGATCTGCCGAGTAATCGCTACGCGGAGATCTCCCAGCGCGTCCAAGCGCTCTGCGCAACCTATGACTTGCCCTACACCACCGGTCCGCTGGAGCATGTCCCGAGTCGCGTGGAATTTGGGTGACGATCCACGATGAACTCTAGGCGGCGGCACCGACAGATTTGGTGTCGGCGCCGGTGTCGGGGTGAGCGTGTCGGCGCAGGGCGTCGACGAGCTGGGGCATCTGCTTGTGGCCCTTGATGCGACGGAAGGATCGTTCGGCGTTGAGCATGCCGGCCGCGGTCCAGCGCAGCACCATCTGCCCGTCGCGCCAGCGGGTGACGTTGCGATTGGTGGTCCGGGCGATGGAGATCATCGACTCGACCGGATCGGACGTGGTCAACGTCTTGGCGAGGCGGCCGTCGATGCCGAGGCGGGCGACAGTGAACATTTCCTCCAGCCCCTCGCGCAGGCTGGCGGCCGCACTGGGATAGTTCTTACCAAGTTGCCCGGCAAGGCTTTTTCGCGTTGCGCAACCCGGTGTCTGGGGTCCAGGGTGGGCGAAGGCCTTGACCAACTTGGCGTCCACCCAGGCCTTGTCCTTGTCGGGCAGATGATCAGCGACATTTCTCCGCTTGTGCAAGGTACATCTTTGGATGAGGGCCTTGGCGCCGAACACCTCACGCACCGCCGCGGACAGCGCCTTGGCGCCGTCGCAGACGACCAGCAGCCCATCGTCGATGGCCAGGCCGCGCTCGACCAGGTCGGCCAGCAGCGAGCGGACCACGGTCTTGTTCTCCGTGGAGCCGTCCCACAGCCCGACCGGGACCTTCGTTCCGTCGGCGGTGATCGCCAGCGCGACCACCACGCACCGCTGGGCCATGTGCTCCCCATCCAACATGAGCACCTTGATGTCCAGCTCGCTCAAGTCGCGGCTCATCAGCTCGCCCAGCGCGGTCTCGGTCTGGCGCACGAATCGGCGCGAAATCGCCGAGCGGCTAGTCGATTTCGCCTCCTCGCCGACCTGGGCGCCCACCGGCTCCGCAGTGCGGGCGTGCCGGCGGGTGGCCACCCCGGCCAGCATCCGCTCCATCACCACCTGGGTCAGCAGGTCATCGGCGGCGAAGTGCGCATAGGTGCTCAGCGCCACCTCGCTCCCATCCAGAGTGCGTGCCCGCGGCCGGGCCACCGGCACCCGCCGACCACCAAGGGTCACCGACCCCTTCCCACTGCCGTGGCGCACCGAAATCCGGTCAGCGTCGTGCTTGCCCTTCGGCCCGCACGCCGCGGCGATCTCGGCCTCAAACATCGTCTGCATCACCGCCATCCCGGCGGCCACGCTCATCGCCAACAACCCCTCCCGGGCCGCCCCGGCGATGCTGGTCATCGCCAGCCGGATCTCCTCCGGCAGCTCAGGCAACCCGGCGGCGTCGGTCGTGTCAGCGAGGCGAACAGTAGGTACGGTCTTCATGGCGGTCCCTTACTCCTTCTTCGAGGTGTACTTGGTCGTTCACCCGAAGACCTACCATCTGGCGGGCATCAGGTGAGGGACCGCCACCTCAAATTCCACGAAGACCGGGACAACCTCGTCCGCTGCTGCGTCAGCACTTGCGCACGCTGTGCACAATCTGCAAACTCGCCCTTCCGGATCGGGTGCTCGACACCGCTTCATTCGGCGCGTCGAATAGCGAGCAGACCGGACGGCCGCCGAAGGGGGCCACTCGTGTGAAAGCGCGCATGAGTGCACGCGTAACCGCGTACATGCACGCATAAACGGGCTCAACAAACTCGTACACGACTACAGGCTCAGTGAACTGAGTGGCCATCATCGGTCGCAGAGCGACCACCAACCCCGCTGGCCGGTAAGTGTCGGCTGCTCATCTCGTAATGCGCCCGCGGAACTTCGCAACGCCCGGCTGATGTTGGTTGTCTTCACCGTAATCGGCTCACCGGCGCATAATTGGTGTGTGGACGTCGAGGTGCGATACATACAGGGCTGCCCGAGCGTGACCGTCACAAGAGAACGCCTCGCTCTCGCCCTCGACGCGGTCGATCACCCCGACACAGACGTACGGCTACGGCTGGTTCGAAGCGTCGAGGAGGCTCAGGAACTTGGCTTCGTCGGATCTCCAACCGTCTTGGTCGACGGTACTGATCTTTTCGCGACGACAGAAGCGGCTATTGGCTTGTCGTGTCGACTTTACCGCGACGGCGCTGCCGTGTCCGGATCGCCGAGTGTCGAGCAATTAACGGACGCCTTGGCGGAGCGGCTGCGAACTGGCTAGGAACGCAGCGTGACCGCTGGGTGATTACGGCACAATCAGATCGCGCCCTGCGCGACCGGAGCTGGCCGGGTGACCGCAGTGGTTTTCAGCTTCATGGGCCGGATCATCCACCGCTACGAGGTTGCGATCGCCTTCGCACAAACCGCCAACTCCCAATCAACTACGCCGGCTGCGGAGCCGGGGCTTCTGCGCAGTTCGGAGTGGTGGGTAGCCCGTTGAATCGGTCGGCGAGCCACTGCATGGAGCGTTCGCCGTCGATGAAGTAGGGCAGCAGGGTGTTGATGGACGCCTTGTTGAGGAAAGGGGGTTCCTGGTTGGTCCACAGTTGCACGTCGGCGCCCTTGGCGCACCAGTCATTCTTCAAGTCCACTGATGCTTGATACGGGTTGAACGTGTCGTACCGGTTGGTCGATATGTACACCGGGCCGGTGGGTTTCGCCTGTCCCAAGTTCTGTGCGAGTAGCAGGCTCTTGACGGGGTCATTGCCGAACAGCGTGGCCGGATCGACGTTGAAATACCCCGTGTTATCGGGGAAGTAGAGGTGACGGAAGGCGAAATCGGCCACCGATTGCACCAGGCAGATCTCAGATGACCATTGCACGAAGTGCAGACCGCGAGGGGCCAGAGTGCCGATAAGAAGGTCCTTGGTCTCCGGGTAGGCATTGACGACGCCGTTGAGTACGTAGGCCAGCGCTCCGACCAATAGATTGCCGTCGAGGAACGGCGGCATCAGGGACAGATTGGCCACCGGAGTGTTCAAGGCCGCCCCCACGATGTTCACTTCGGGTGCGTAGGTGGCGGCTTGTTCGACCGCCGACCCGGCGGCCTGACCGCCGGTGAGCCAGCCCCAGAACGCCACCGGTCCATGGGGATCCAGCGATGTTCCCGGCAATTGCATGGCTGCACGGGCGGCGTCGAGCAGTCCCGTCCCGGCCGAAAGTCGGTTGGCGAACTCCGGGCCCGGACCGCCCGGGTTATGGATTCCCATGCCGACACCGTCGGCCACGATGATGGCGAATCCTCGGGCGACCATGGTGGCCAGGAAGGTTTCCTCGTAGTTGAAGGTCAGGTCGAAGCCTTGGGAGAAATGGATGCCCTGATCCATCAGCCGCGACGGTGCGCACTGGTCACCGAGCCCGTAAG is part of the Mycolicibacterium tusciae JS617 genome and encodes:
- the merB gene encoding organomercurial lyase MerB translates to MTPDIAQITHHLNDSLGGTDNPSSTRWLFRPLLELLAQGQPVTIDQLADATASTVDQVRDTLATTPDTEYDDRGRIVGSGLTLRPTPHRFEIDGRQLYTWCALDTLIFPAILGRTAAVTSPCRSTGQPVHLTIGTDGITSVDPATAVVSIVTPDAPASIRATFCNHVYFFATRDAAEPWLAENPSATIVSVADAFQLGRPLTETLLGSDAPPDCC
- a CDS encoding fatty acid desaturase family protein; its protein translation is MAITQLPEYAHMSGADVEALAVELDAIRRDTEDSRGSRDRTYITRTIALQRYLEVAARLTICGSKSKAGWAIGTTALAMAKCIENMELGHNISHGQWDWMNDPEIHSTTWEWDLVGLSSHWRYSHNYRHHMFTNVVGMDDDLGYGVLRVTRDQQWKAISLLQPFAAVLLAGLFEWGIALHGLYAQQHRTASSEQRSTHTRAMLRKMVRQTVKDYVLFPTLSPRRRLRTLTANVAANVIRNVWAYAVIACGHFVDGAEKFTPQALVGETKPEWYLRQMLGTANFDAGPVLAFMTGNLCYQIEHHLYPDLPSNRYAEISQRVQALCATYDLPYTTGPLEHVPSRVEFG
- a CDS encoding IS256 family transposase: MKTVPTVRLADTTDAAGLPELPEEIRLAMTSIAGAAREGLLAMSVAAGMAVMQTMFEAEIAAACGPKGKHDADRISVRHGSGKGSVTLGGRRVPVARPRARTLDGSEVALSTYAHFAADDLLTQVVMERMLAGVATRRHARTAEPVGAQVGEEAKSTSRSAISRRFVRQTETALGELMSRDLSELDIKVLMLDGEHMAQRCVVVALAITADGTKVPVGLWDGSTENKTVVRSLLADLVERGLAIDDGLLVVCDGAKALSAAVREVFGAKALIQRCTLHKRRNVADHLPDKDKAWVDAKLVKAFAHPGPQTPGCATRKSLAGQLGKNYPSAAASLREGLEEMFTVARLGIDGRLAKTLTTSDPVESMISIARTTNRNVTRWRDGQMVLRWTAAGMLNAERSFRRIKGHKQMPQLVDALRRHAHPDTGADTKSVGAAA
- a CDS encoding lipase family protein, with amino-acid sequence MSKGAHSQRCRMQILGSTPWRGQSRSRTGTTAYKRVLTGLLVVVCAIAATGLTAGVAPPARADETKYLEFYTPPDPLPPGKPGDLIRSEPARLVYEPSGQLGSWVATGTRIMYRTTNAKGEPVAATGVYLEPHNPWPGKGPRPLIAYAPGPYGLGDQCAPSRLMDQGIHFSQGFDLTFNYEETFLATMVARGFAIIVADGVGMGIHNPGGPGPEFANRLSAGTGLLDAARAAMQLPGTSLDPHGPVAFWGWLTGGQAAGSAVEQAATYAPEVNIVGAALNTPVANLSLMPPFLDGNLLVGALAYVLNGVVNAYPETKDLLIGTLAPRGLHFVQWSSEICLVQSVADFAFRHLYFPDNTGYFNVDPATLFGNDPVKSLLLAQNLGQAKPTGPVYISTNRYDTFNPYQASVDLKNDWCAKGADVQLWTNQEPPFLNKASINTLLPYFIDGERSMQWLADRFNGLPTTPNCAEAPAPQPA